A single region of the Buteo buteo chromosome 16, bButBut1.hap1.1, whole genome shotgun sequence genome encodes:
- the TKFC gene encoding triokinase/FMN cyclase isoform X2 has translation MEVPKKLVNSVTDCADDALAGLVACNPGLRLLQGHRVVLRADLVAIRGRVALLSGGGSGHEPAHAGYIGKGMLTGVVAGAVFTSPAVGSILAAIRAVTQAGAAGTLLIVKNYTGDRLNFGLALERARAEGADVQMVVVGDDSAFATLKKAGRRGLCGTVLVHKVAGALAEAGASLNEIVERVSAAAKAMGTLGLSLSPCSVPGSKPTFRLADDEMELGLGIHGEAGVRRMKVLPADEAVETMLAHMTDPSNASHLPLSPGASVVLVVNNLGGLSCLELSIVAGAAVRCLESRGIHIARALVGSFMTALEMAGVSLTLMLVDEELVGLIDAETTAMAWPNLAAAPATSQRQEVPAPKEGPVIAQLETSTGPGAARVQLVLERVCSTLLDMQDKLNELDREAGDGDCGHTHARAAQAIREWVHARPPPAAPAQLLSSLANLLLEKMGGSSGVLYGLFLTAAARPLLNHSDLPTWADAMDAGIEAMQRYGGAAPGDRTMLDSLCAAAQALHALRSPGADLLPVLTAAVESAEAAAEATRHMEAGAGRASYISSAQLLQPDPGAVAVAAVLRAVLEGLRS, from the exons ATGGAG GTCCCCAAGAAGCTGGTGAACTCGGTGACGGACTGCGCCGACGACGCGCTGGCGGGGTTGGTGGCCTGTAACCCCGGCCTCCGGCTATTGCAGGGACACCGGGTAGTCCTGCGAGCCGACCTGGTAGCCATCCGGGGTCGGGTCGCTTTGCTTTCCGGGGGGGGCTCCGGCCATGAGCCTGCCCACGCAG GGTACATCGGGAAGGGCATGCTGACCGGCGTGGTGGCCGGTGCCGTCTTCACCTCTCCGGCCGTGGGCAGCATCCTGGCGGCCATCCGGGCGGTGACGCAGGCTGGCGCAG ctGGGACCCTCCTGATTGTGAAGAACTACACCGGGGATCGGCTTAACTTTGGGCTGGCGCTGGAGCGGGCGCGGGCGGAGGGGGCCGACGTGcagatggtggtggtgggggacgACAGCGCTTTCGCCACCTTGAAGAAAGCCGGGCGCCGCGGGCTGTGCGGCACCGTCCTCGTACACAAG GTGGCGGGGGCCCTGGCCGAGGCGGGGGCGAGCTTGAATGAGATCGTCGAGAGGGTGTCGGCAGCGGCTAAAGCCATGG GTACCCTGGGTCTCagcctgtccccctgcagcgTCCCAGGCTCCAAGCCCACGTTCCGGCTGGCTGACGATGAGATGGAGCTGGGCCTGG GAATCCACGGCGAGGCGGGTGTGCGCAGGATGAAG GTGCTGCCGGCAGATGAGGCGGTGGAAACGATGCTGGCACACATGACGGACCCCTCCAACGCCTCCCACCTGCCTCTGAGCCCCG GAGCCTctgtggtgctggtggtgaACAACCTGGGTGGGTTGTCCTGCCTGGAGCTGAGCATCGTGGCCGGCGCGGCTGTGCGCTGCCTGG AGAGCCGAGGCATCCACATCGCCCGGGCCTTGGTGGGCTCCTTCATGACGGCGCTGGAGATGGCCGGGGTCTCCCTCACCCTCATGCTGGTGGATGAGGAGCTCGTGGGGCTGATCG ATGCCGAGACCACGGCCATGGCTTGGCCCAACCTGGCCGCGGCGCCTGCGACGAGCCAGAGACAGGAGGTGCCGGCGCCGAAGGAGGGACCAGTGATTGCGCAGCTCGAGACCAGCACGG GGCCTGGTGCAGCGCGGGTGCAGCTGGTCCTGGAGCGGGTGTGCAGCACCCTCCTCGACATGCAGGACAAGCTCAACGAGCTGGACCGTGAGGCAGGTGACGGGGACTGTGGCCACACGCATGCTCGGGCTGCCCAAG CCATCCGGGAGTGGGTGCacgcccggcccccgccggcagccccagcccagctcctctctTCCCTGGCCAACCTGCTGCTGGAAAAGATGGGTGGCTCCTCTGGCGTG CTCTACGGGCTGTTCCTGACGGCGGCTGCCCGGCCCCTGCTCAACCACAGCGATCTCCCGACCTGGGCTGACGCCATGGACGCCGGCATCGAAGCCATGCAGCG GTACGGAGGAGCTGCGCCGGGGGACAGGACGATG CTGGACTCGCTGTGTGCTGCGGCGCAGGCTCTGCACGCCCTGCGCAGCCCCGGCGCCGACCTGCTGCCGGTGCTGACCGCCGCCGTGGAG AGCGCGGAGGCCGCGGCAGAGGCCACCAGGCACATGGAGGCCggggcaggcagagccagctacatcagctcagcccagctgctgcagcccgACCCGGGGGCAGTGGCGGTGGCGGCCGTGCTGCGGGCCGTGCTGGAGGGGCTGCGGAGCTGA
- the TKFC gene encoding triokinase/FMN cyclase isoform X3, with the protein MEGHRVVLRADLVAIRGRVALLSGGGSGHEPAHAGYIGKGMLTGVVAGAVFTSPAVGSILAAIRAVTQAGAAGTLLIVKNYTGDRLNFGLALERARAEGADVQMVVVGDDSAFATLKKAGRRGLCGTVLVHKVAGALAEAGASLNEIVERVSAAAKAMGTLGLSLSPCSVPGSKPTFRLADDEMELGLGIHGEAGVRRMKVLPADEAVETMLAHMTDPSNASHLPLSPGASVVLVVNNLGGLSCLELSIVAGAAVRCLESRGIHIARALVGSFMTALEMAGVSLTLMLVDEELVGLIDAETTAMAWPNLAAAPATSQRQEVPAPKEGPVIAQLETSTGPGAARVQLVLERVCSTLLDMQDKLNELDREAGDGDCGHTHARAAQAIREWVHARPPPAAPAQLLSSLANLLLEKMGGSSGVLYGLFLTAAARPLLNHSDLPTWADAMDAGIEAMQRYGGAAPGDRTMLDSLCAAAQALHALRSPGADLLPVLTAAVESAEAAAEATRHMEAGAGRASYISSAQLLQPDPGAVAVAAVLRAVLEGLRS; encoded by the exons ATGGAG GGACACCGGGTAGTCCTGCGAGCCGACCTGGTAGCCATCCGGGGTCGGGTCGCTTTGCTTTCCGGGGGGGGCTCCGGCCATGAGCCTGCCCACGCAG GGTACATCGGGAAGGGCATGCTGACCGGCGTGGTGGCCGGTGCCGTCTTCACCTCTCCGGCCGTGGGCAGCATCCTGGCGGCCATCCGGGCGGTGACGCAGGCTGGCGCAG ctGGGACCCTCCTGATTGTGAAGAACTACACCGGGGATCGGCTTAACTTTGGGCTGGCGCTGGAGCGGGCGCGGGCGGAGGGGGCCGACGTGcagatggtggtggtgggggacgACAGCGCTTTCGCCACCTTGAAGAAAGCCGGGCGCCGCGGGCTGTGCGGCACCGTCCTCGTACACAAG GTGGCGGGGGCCCTGGCCGAGGCGGGGGCGAGCTTGAATGAGATCGTCGAGAGGGTGTCGGCAGCGGCTAAAGCCATGG GTACCCTGGGTCTCagcctgtccccctgcagcgTCCCAGGCTCCAAGCCCACGTTCCGGCTGGCTGACGATGAGATGGAGCTGGGCCTGG GAATCCACGGCGAGGCGGGTGTGCGCAGGATGAAG GTGCTGCCGGCAGATGAGGCGGTGGAAACGATGCTGGCACACATGACGGACCCCTCCAACGCCTCCCACCTGCCTCTGAGCCCCG GAGCCTctgtggtgctggtggtgaACAACCTGGGTGGGTTGTCCTGCCTGGAGCTGAGCATCGTGGCCGGCGCGGCTGTGCGCTGCCTGG AGAGCCGAGGCATCCACATCGCCCGGGCCTTGGTGGGCTCCTTCATGACGGCGCTGGAGATGGCCGGGGTCTCCCTCACCCTCATGCTGGTGGATGAGGAGCTCGTGGGGCTGATCG ATGCCGAGACCACGGCCATGGCTTGGCCCAACCTGGCCGCGGCGCCTGCGACGAGCCAGAGACAGGAGGTGCCGGCGCCGAAGGAGGGACCAGTGATTGCGCAGCTCGAGACCAGCACGG GGCCTGGTGCAGCGCGGGTGCAGCTGGTCCTGGAGCGGGTGTGCAGCACCCTCCTCGACATGCAGGACAAGCTCAACGAGCTGGACCGTGAGGCAGGTGACGGGGACTGTGGCCACACGCATGCTCGGGCTGCCCAAG CCATCCGGGAGTGGGTGCacgcccggcccccgccggcagccccagcccagctcctctctTCCCTGGCCAACCTGCTGCTGGAAAAGATGGGTGGCTCCTCTGGCGTG CTCTACGGGCTGTTCCTGACGGCGGCTGCCCGGCCCCTGCTCAACCACAGCGATCTCCCGACCTGGGCTGACGCCATGGACGCCGGCATCGAAGCCATGCAGCG GTACGGAGGAGCTGCGCCGGGGGACAGGACGATG CTGGACTCGCTGTGTGCTGCGGCGCAGGCTCTGCACGCCCTGCGCAGCCCCGGCGCCGACCTGCTGCCGGTGCTGACCGCCGCCGTGGAG AGCGCGGAGGCCGCGGCAGAGGCCACCAGGCACATGGAGGCCggggcaggcagagccagctacatcagctcagcccagctgctgcagcccgACCCGGGGGCAGTGGCGGTGGCGGCCGTGCTGCGGGCCGTGCTGGAGGGGCTGCGGAGCTGA
- the CYB561A3 gene encoding lysosomal membrane ascorbate-dependent ferrireductase CYB561A3 isoform X2: MLDLPFLPFCIFLGGLGFICVAFVSAWCQHWRGGFALDGSLQMFNWHPVLMVTGMVVLYGAAALVYRLPPAWSGPKLPWKVLHGALTLAAFSLAVLGLVAVFRFHNNHGTPNMYSLHSWLGLATVLLFSCQWLAGFSAFLLPWAPAWLRALYKPVHVFFGSTILMLSVASCVSGINEKLFFSLKNGTMDYKCLPAEAVFANTLGLLIILFGVLVLGALARPSWKRPDADSPDSCQPLLTAER, encoded by the exons ATGTTGGATCTGCCCTTCCTGCCCTTCTGCATCTTTCTCGGTGGCCTGGGCTTCATCTGCGTGGCCTTCGTGAGCGCCTGGTGCCAGCACTGGCGCGGCGGCTTCGCCTTGGACGGCAGCCTCCAGATGTTCAACTGGCACCCGGTGTTGATGGTGACGGGCATGGTGGTGCTGTACGGTGCAG CGGCCCTGGTGTACCGCCTGCCCCCCGCCTGGAGCGGCCCCAAGCTCCCCTGGAAGGTGCTGCACGGTGCCCTGACCCTGGCAGCCTTCAGCCTGGccgtgctggggctggtggccgTCTTTCGCTTCCACAACAACCACGGGACGCCCAACATGTACTCGCTGCAcagctggctggggctggccactgtgctgctcttttcctgccag tgGCTGGCCGGCTTCAGCGCCTTCCTGCTGCCCTGGGCTCCTGCCTGGCTCCGTGCCCTCTACAAGCCCGTCCACGTCTTCTTCGGCTCCACCATCCTCATGCTGTCCGTGGCCTCGTGCGTGTCGGGCATCAATGAGAAGCTCTTCTTCAGCCT GAAGAACGGGACGATGGACTACAAGTGCCTGCCCGCTGAGGCTGTCTTTGCCAACACGCTGGGGCTCCTCATCATCCTCTTTggggtgctggtgctgggagcCCTGGCCAGGCCGAGCTGGAAGCGCCCCGACGCTGACTCCCCAGACTCTTGCCAG CCACTGCTCACCGCCGAGCGCTGA
- the CYB561A3 gene encoding lysosomal membrane ascorbate-dependent ferrireductase CYB561A3 isoform X1, with amino-acid sequence MEAPGEAEGAVGPGGRREGLRCRHPVAEMLDLPFLPFCIFLGGLGFICVAFVSAWCQHWRGGFALDGSLQMFNWHPVLMVTGMVVLYGAAALVYRLPPAWSGPKLPWKVLHGALTLAAFSLAVLGLVAVFRFHNNHGTPNMYSLHSWLGLATVLLFSCQWLAGFSAFLLPWAPAWLRALYKPVHVFFGSTILMLSVASCVSGINEKLFFSLKNGTMDYKCLPAEAVFANTLGLLIILFGVLVLGALARPSWKRPDADSPDSCQPLLTAER; translated from the exons GTGCCGCCATCCTGTCGCAGAGATGTTGGATCTGCCCTTCCTGCCCTTCTGCATCTTTCTCGGTGGCCTGGGCTTCATCTGCGTGGCCTTCGTGAGCGCCTGGTGCCAGCACTGGCGCGGCGGCTTCGCCTTGGACGGCAGCCTCCAGATGTTCAACTGGCACCCGGTGTTGATGGTGACGGGCATGGTGGTGCTGTACGGTGCAG CGGCCCTGGTGTACCGCCTGCCCCCCGCCTGGAGCGGCCCCAAGCTCCCCTGGAAGGTGCTGCACGGTGCCCTGACCCTGGCAGCCTTCAGCCTGGccgtgctggggctggtggccgTCTTTCGCTTCCACAACAACCACGGGACGCCCAACATGTACTCGCTGCAcagctggctggggctggccactgtgctgctcttttcctgccag tgGCTGGCCGGCTTCAGCGCCTTCCTGCTGCCCTGGGCTCCTGCCTGGCTCCGTGCCCTCTACAAGCCCGTCCACGTCTTCTTCGGCTCCACCATCCTCATGCTGTCCGTGGCCTCGTGCGTGTCGGGCATCAATGAGAAGCTCTTCTTCAGCCT GAAGAACGGGACGATGGACTACAAGTGCCTGCCCGCTGAGGCTGTCTTTGCCAACACGCTGGGGCTCCTCATCATCCTCTTTggggtgctggtgctgggagcCCTGGCCAGGCCGAGCTGGAAGCGCCCCGACGCTGACTCCCCAGACTCTTGCCAG CCACTGCTCACCGCCGAGCGCTGA